In Halobaculum limi, one DNA window encodes the following:
- a CDS encoding DUF7351 domain-containing protein, which yields MVDEVEPVRRAYDRLSSEVRLRIITALGDASGEDGYATLPFSDLQRAASVDDSGHFTYHLKQLVGEFIEETEGGYCLTLAGIRTYQAVVAGGVDDAVEVDPFEVGATCPTCGGNQHMWYTGSRAIIGCLDCDTVQFREPLPSDTFDHDDPDSLVDTITRQHHRDLQSFHDGVCPYCLGSVDWKLTTTEDVVVADADRILAHVWCHDCSWFSYGGVGDHLYHHPAVSSFLYRHGVAVTELSLWADETDSLERVTQTDPVQIEVVYELGDERLRVVVDESMDLVSRTVESRES from the coding sequence ATGGTCGACGAGGTTGAGCCGGTTCGTCGGGCGTACGATCGCCTCTCGAGTGAGGTCCGACTGCGAATCATCACGGCGCTCGGCGACGCCAGCGGCGAGGACGGGTACGCGACGCTCCCGTTCAGCGACCTCCAACGCGCCGCCAGCGTCGACGACAGTGGGCACTTCACCTACCACCTGAAGCAGTTGGTCGGAGAGTTCATTGAGGAGACTGAGGGCGGCTACTGCCTCACGCTCGCCGGGATTCGCACGTACCAAGCGGTCGTCGCCGGCGGCGTCGACGACGCCGTCGAAGTCGACCCTTTCGAGGTCGGGGCGACGTGTCCCACCTGTGGCGGCAACCAACATATGTGGTACACCGGGAGCCGCGCGATAATCGGCTGTCTCGACTGCGACACGGTGCAGTTTCGGGAGCCGTTACCCTCAGACACGTTCGACCACGACGACCCGGACTCGCTGGTCGACACTATCACTCGACAACATCACCGCGACCTCCAGTCGTTTCACGACGGCGTGTGTCCGTACTGCCTCGGTTCGGTCGACTGGAAACTAACGACGACCGAAGACGTCGTCGTCGCGGACGCCGACCGGATACTCGCACACGTGTGGTGTCACGACTGTTCGTGGTTCTCCTACGGCGGCGTCGGCGACCACCTGTACCACCACCCCGCTGTCTCGTCGTTCCTCTACCGCCACGGCGTCGCCGTGACCGAACTGTCGTTGTGGGCCGACGAGACCGACAGCCTCGAACGCGTCACACAGACGGACCCGGTCCAGATCGAAGTCGTCTACGAACTCGGCGACGAGCGACTGCGCGTGGTCGTCGACGAGTCGATGGACCTCGTCTCTCGGACGGTCGAATCGCGCGAGTCGTGA
- a CDS encoding alpha/beta hydrolase, translated as MTTTESTPEFAPARRVGGRPSRERFSTRRLTFTVDSDTCVGTLYRPRDVDDPAVVVLAHGFAAEAAFGLDRIAERLAGAGYAAFTFDYRGFGKSEGTPVVLPSRQLDDWRGAIDRVREVDVLGDGLALWGVSLAGGHVVTVATERTDVDAVVARTPFADGRALLRSKSPGFLLKATVAGLRDRVGGLVRRHHEVKVYGRTEEFAVLNEPGALDGYSSLIPRNSTWQNRTRARTLLALPRYRPVTVAEDVACPTFVVAGTDDEVVPYATAERLADALPESSLLALPMGHFDSWDARFTEVLAHEVAFLDAAFDGPPLEQRVAAVAGQ; from the coding sequence GTGACCACGACCGAGTCGACGCCCGAGTTCGCTCCTGCGCGTCGTGTCGGCGGGCGACCCTCGCGCGAACGTTTCTCGACGCGACGACTCACGTTCACCGTCGACAGCGACACCTGCGTCGGGACGCTGTACCGCCCGCGCGACGTGGACGACCCCGCAGTCGTCGTGCTGGCACACGGCTTCGCCGCCGAAGCGGCCTTCGGCCTCGACCGCATCGCCGAGCGACTCGCGGGTGCGGGCTACGCCGCGTTCACGTTCGACTACCGAGGGTTCGGGAAGTCAGAGGGCACGCCCGTCGTCCTCCCGAGTCGCCAACTCGACGACTGGCGGGGCGCTATCGACCGCGTGCGCGAGGTAGATGTCCTCGGCGACGGCCTCGCCCTGTGGGGCGTCTCGCTCGCGGGCGGCCACGTCGTCACGGTCGCCACCGAGCGAACCGACGTGGATGCCGTCGTCGCGCGAACGCCGTTCGCGGACGGGCGTGCGCTCCTTCGAAGCAAGTCGCCGGGCTTCCTCCTGAAGGCGACGGTGGCGGGCCTGCGCGACCGCGTGGGCGGCCTCGTTCGTCGCCACCACGAGGTGAAGGTGTACGGACGCACCGAGGAGTTCGCCGTACTCAACGAACCCGGCGCACTCGACGGCTACTCCTCGTTGATTCCGCGCAACTCGACGTGGCAGAACCGCACTCGTGCGCGGACGTTGCTCGCGTTGCCGCGCTACCGGCCGGTCACGGTCGCCGAGGACGTCGCCTGTCCGACGTTCGTCGTCGCGGGCACCGACGACGAGGTGGTACCGTACGCGACGGCGGAACGACTGGCCGACGCGCTTCCGGAGTCGTCGCTGCTGGCGCTGCCGATGGGCCACTTCGACTCGTGGGACGCGCGGTTCACCGAAGTGCTCGCCCACGAAGTGGCGTTCCTCGACGCCGCGTTCGACGGGCCACCACTCGAACAACGTGTCGCGGCGGTAGCAGGACAGTAA
- a CDS encoding TIGR00300 family protein, with protein sequence MTVSDVVELEGHIIDSGLMERAFTVVMDLGGEFDIEEFHVGTSKTKESYCRMRVIADDEATLHPILHELHQSGATLVSPSDATLTPAPADNVVPDGFYSTTNHPTDVRVDGEWIPVDDIEMDCAVVVDHAGDDVTARTKVLNGIEEGDQVVTGDAGIRVKPPERPRDSSGPFGFMRGGVSAERPSRSLIRDIAEAIAETKAQGGRVLCVAGPAVIHAGGGPGLARLVREGYVDAISAGNGFAVHDMERSMYGTSLGMDVETMEHPRKGHKHHIYTISEVIRAGGIEAAVEEGLIEEGVMYECVANDRDFVLAGSIRDDGPLPDTITDAVEAQNAIREQARQADLVLMLSSLLHSVAVGNCLPSTTRTVCVDINPATVTQLLDRGSAQAVGMVTDVGTFVPMLAEELLE encoded by the coding sequence ATGACCGTCAGCGACGTGGTCGAGTTGGAGGGCCACATCATCGACTCCGGCCTGATGGAACGGGCGTTCACCGTCGTCATGGACTTGGGCGGGGAGTTCGACATCGAGGAGTTTCACGTCGGTACGAGCAAGACCAAAGAGTCGTACTGCCGGATGCGCGTCATCGCCGACGACGAGGCGACGCTCCACCCCATCCTCCACGAACTCCACCAGTCGGGCGCGACCTTGGTCTCACCGTCGGACGCGACGCTCACGCCTGCGCCCGCGGACAACGTCGTCCCGGACGGCTTCTACTCGACGACGAACCACCCGACCGACGTCCGCGTCGACGGCGAGTGGATTCCCGTCGACGACATCGAGATGGACTGTGCGGTGGTGGTAGACCATGCTGGCGACGACGTGACCGCCCGGACGAAGGTACTCAACGGCATCGAGGAGGGCGACCAGGTCGTCACCGGCGACGCAGGGATTCGGGTAAAGCCGCCGGAGCGCCCACGTGACTCCTCGGGGCCGTTCGGCTTCATGCGCGGTGGCGTCTCCGCGGAGCGACCCTCTCGCTCGCTCATCCGCGACATCGCGGAGGCCATCGCCGAGACGAAAGCACAGGGCGGGCGCGTCCTGTGTGTCGCCGGCCCGGCGGTCATCCACGCGGGCGGCGGCCCCGGCCTCGCGCGACTCGTGCGCGAGGGGTACGTCGACGCCATCTCGGCGGGCAACGGCTTCGCCGTCCACGATATGGAGCGGTCGATGTACGGGACGAGTCTCGGGATGGACGTGGAGACGATGGAACACCCGCGGAAGGGCCACAAACACCACATCTACACCATCAGCGAGGTGATCCGTGCGGGCGGCATCGAGGCCGCCGTCGAGGAGGGCCTCATCGAGGAGGGCGTGATGTACGAGTGCGTCGCCAACGACCGCGACTTCGTTCTCGCGGGCTCTATCCGCGACGACGGCCCGCTTCCCGACACCATCACCGACGCGGTGGAGGCACAGAACGCCATCCGCGAACAGGCGCGGCAGGCAGACCTCGTGTTGATGCTGTCGTCGCTGTTGCACTCGGTGGCGGTGGGCAACTGCCTGCCGTCGACGACGCGCACCGTCTGCGTCGACATCAACCCCGCGACGGTGACGCAGTTGCTCGACCGTGGCTCTGCGCAGGCGGTCGGGATGGTGACGGACGTGGGGACGTTCGTGCCGATGCTCGCCGAGGAGTTACTGGAGTAG
- a CDS encoding universal stress protein: MRYVLLTNDPTRSERLCDYLEPRLEETDTVHAINSQRGGDRTSQRELDHGKDALSVVHRRLSEVASVETHQLVRGKSPAEDALAFVERYEIDEIVMGIRKRSAASKLLFGDVAQDVLMNATVPMRVVPVVD; encoded by the coding sequence ATGCGGTACGTCCTGTTGACAAACGATCCGACGCGAAGCGAACGACTGTGTGACTACCTCGAACCACGGTTGGAGGAGACAGACACGGTTCACGCGATCAACTCTCAGCGTGGCGGTGACCGGACCTCTCAGCGGGAACTCGATCACGGTAAAGACGCCCTCTCAGTCGTCCACAGGCGTCTCTCGGAGGTTGCGAGCGTCGAGACACACCAACTCGTCCGGGGTAAATCGCCCGCCGAGGACGCACTCGCGTTCGTCGAGCGATACGAGATCGACGAGATCGTGATGGGGATCCGGAAGCGATCTGCGGCGTCGAAACTCCTCTTCGGCGACGTGGCACAGGACGTCCTGATGAACGCGACGGTCCCGATGCGGGTCGTTCCAGTCGTCGACTAA
- a CDS encoding DUF7490 domain-containing protein has translation MTRERRLTAAAVAVFLVALLGAAVAPGVLADPSTDDPVRPGHVSIAESPAISPGEVDGSTATLTLTTRIGHAGNPTDNVSVRFRAYDAESGLLATERTVELDELTGERSVPVNASLTVPREGGYVIETTVFRDGQSIDRERTRVSGLAALGTEVRFTESDAVPPLAVSVDSVDGTQNRTTLAVAASLTNSGQEPSGDLRVEIILRQAESNLVAARESTTIGAIGPGRTTDATTQVTVPSDYNYYVDAAVYRDGVLVDTARSVANLDPTETISPNETVREVEFEVGDFAGDEDTPDDGRPTEAAQTVTETSTPGFGVVVALAALAGVALIARRRTQ, from the coding sequence ATGACACGAGAACGACGGCTGACTGCGGCCGCGGTCGCCGTCTTCCTCGTCGCCCTCCTCGGGGCCGCGGTGGCCCCTGGCGTACTCGCGGACCCGTCGACGGACGACCCCGTCCGTCCCGGGCACGTCAGTATCGCCGAGTCACCGGCTATCTCGCCGGGTGAGGTCGACGGGTCGACGGCGACGCTGACGCTCACCACCCGTATCGGGCACGCGGGCAACCCGACCGACAACGTCTCCGTGCGCTTCCGCGCGTACGACGCGGAGTCGGGGCTGTTGGCGACCGAGCGAACGGTCGAGCTGGACGAACTGACCGGCGAGCGAAGCGTTCCGGTGAACGCCTCGCTGACGGTGCCTCGCGAGGGCGGCTACGTCATCGAGACGACCGTGTTCCGCGACGGGCAGTCCATCGACCGCGAGCGAACGCGCGTCTCGGGGCTGGCGGCACTCGGCACCGAGGTCCGCTTCACCGAGAGCGACGCGGTCCCCCCGCTCGCGGTGTCTGTGGACTCGGTCGACGGAACGCAGAACCGGACGACGCTCGCAGTCGCCGCCTCGCTGACGAACAGTGGGCAGGAACCGAGCGGCGACCTCCGCGTCGAAATCATCCTCCGGCAGGCGGAGTCGAACCTCGTCGCCGCGCGCGAGTCGACGACGATCGGTGCGATTGGCCCGGGCCGAACCACCGACGCGACGACGCAGGTGACGGTGCCCAGCGACTACAACTACTACGTCGACGCGGCGGTGTACCGTGACGGCGTCCTCGTCGACACGGCGCGGTCGGTCGCCAACCTCGACCCCACCGAGACCATCTCCCCGAACGAGACGGTGCGCGAGGTAGAGTTCGAGGTCGGTGACTTCGCCGGCGACGAGGACACGCCGGACGACGGACGACCGACCGAGGCGGCACAGACGGTGACCGAGACGTCCACGCCTGGCTTCGGCGTGGTGGTCGCACTCGCGGCGCTCGCAGGTGTGGCACTCATCGCACGGAGGCGAACACAATGA
- a CDS encoding ZIP family metal transporter translates to MSRGRLLGLASTAVLVAASALALTTGRVKLFGIAWLAFGAMAVAGYAGARTPSTHTGTLVWGYGLAAGAMITSAAVFLLPQAMGQHPVFGGFGVALGLLVGYAAHTLGHRLSHMQLPIDRTLAELTAHAVSAGAIIGIIYGNMPELGVLLGVAIVSHKGPAGYAAVHRFAGRGGDWTAVLLPAAGVGVAAVASSFLALPASAPIRGVVFGFATGVFLHVAMDFLPECEIGSEVHDSLSHDGDAHELLDRLRVHAVASTAIGGVAVFLAWTVVA, encoded by the coding sequence GTGAGCCGTGGCCGACTGTTGGGCCTTGCCAGTACAGCGGTGTTGGTGGCGGCGTCGGCGCTGGCGCTGACCACCGGCCGAGTCAAACTGTTCGGTATCGCGTGGCTCGCGTTCGGCGCGATGGCCGTCGCGGGGTACGCCGGCGCACGGACCCCGAGTACGCACACCGGGACGCTCGTGTGGGGGTACGGCCTCGCCGCCGGTGCGATGATCACCAGCGCAGCCGTCTTCTTGCTCCCGCAAGCGATGGGCCAACACCCCGTCTTCGGCGGCTTCGGCGTCGCACTCGGCCTCTTGGTCGGCTACGCCGCACACACGCTCGGCCACCGCCTCTCACATATGCAGTTGCCCATCGACAGGACGCTCGCCGAGTTGACGGCACACGCCGTCAGCGCGGGCGCCATCATCGGCATCATCTACGGCAACATGCCCGAACTGGGCGTGTTGCTCGGCGTCGCTATCGTCTCGCACAAGGGACCGGCGGGGTACGCCGCGGTCCACCGATTCGCCGGGCGCGGCGGCGACTGGACGGCCGTCCTCCTCCCCGCGGCGGGCGTCGGCGTCGCCGCCGTCGCCTCGTCGTTTCTCGCGTTGCCCGCCTCCGCACCGATCCGCGGCGTCGTCTTCGGCTTCGCGACGGGTGTGTTCCTCCACGTCGCGATGGATTTCCTCCCCGAGTGTGAGATCGGGAGCGAGGTCCACGACTCGCTGAGTCACGACGGCGACGCGCACGAACTGCTCGACCGCCTCCGCGTCCACGCTGTCGCCAGCACGGCTATCGGCGGCGTCGCGGTGTTTCTCGCGTGGACGGTCGTCGCGTAA
- a CDS encoding molybdopterin-dependent oxidoreductase: protein MEYPDPRRLMVAAASGVAVAAGTFLVVGFSPRWVVVAVAQTVLLLLPDAVLAAGIQGLGSTSQPLLVLGSALLSVVLFGGLALLGLWFGERADRDRAEVVFLVGLVQAVAAFVIAVSPGAAVVGGLFGGATVGLAGRRATAGVDGARRGLLRATGVAAAAVGLAGFGPVTRALRSTGGGESGESVERSPLVERLLATASDRSFDLAGADPLVSESFYVVDKNAADPQVDPEEWSLRVTGAVTKELALDFDTVTDRAAEHRFETLRCVGDPVNGQKVDTALWTGVPIAPLLEEAGVTRDSCCVMLHAADDYYEEFPLSALEDGFLAYRMNGRPLPRGHGAPVRALIPGHWGEINVKWITEIEILEEEATGYWEQRGWHGTGPVSTVAKLHHVETNDGTVSVGGHAYAGTRGVSAVEVSTDGGETWIEADLTERLPGPTPADADLDDPETVSGEAADAWRGWHYEYEAEAEHEVVVRAIERDGTVQPSEETDPFPSGASGRVSRTVRP, encoded by the coding sequence ATGGAGTATCCCGACCCTCGACGACTCATGGTCGCGGCCGCCTCCGGCGTCGCCGTCGCCGCAGGGACGTTCCTCGTCGTCGGCTTCTCGCCGCGGTGGGTGGTCGTCGCTGTCGCGCAGACGGTCCTGTTGCTGTTGCCCGACGCCGTCCTCGCGGCCGGCATCCAGGGGCTCGGAAGCACCTCCCAACCGTTACTCGTCCTTGGGTCGGCGCTGCTGTCTGTCGTGCTGTTCGGCGGCCTCGCTCTCCTCGGCCTCTGGTTCGGGGAACGGGCTGACCGCGACCGCGCCGAGGTGGTGTTCCTCGTCGGCCTCGTGCAGGCAGTCGCCGCGTTCGTCATCGCCGTCTCACCCGGGGCCGCGGTCGTGGGCGGCCTGTTCGGCGGCGCGACCGTCGGCCTCGCGGGGCGGCGCGCCACCGCCGGCGTCGACGGTGCTCGTCGGGGCCTGTTGCGTGCGACGGGCGTCGCCGCGGCCGCCGTCGGTCTCGCCGGGTTCGGTCCAGTAACGCGGGCGCTCCGGTCGACAGGCGGCGGTGAATCGGGCGAATCCGTCGAGCGGAGCCCCCTCGTCGAGCGACTGCTCGCGACGGCGAGCGACCGGTCGTTCGACCTCGCCGGCGCCGACCCCCTCGTCTCGGAGTCGTTCTACGTCGTGGACAAGAACGCCGCCGACCCGCAGGTCGACCCCGAAGAGTGGTCGCTGCGCGTCACCGGAGCGGTCACCAAGGAACTCGCCCTCGACTTCGACACGGTCACCGACCGCGCGGCCGAACACCGCTTCGAGACGCTCCGGTGTGTCGGCGACCCGGTGAACGGACAAAAAGTCGACACGGCCCTGTGGACCGGCGTCCCCATCGCGCCGCTGTTGGAGGAGGCGGGCGTGACCCGCGACAGTTGTTGTGTGATGTTGCACGCGGCCGACGACTACTACGAGGAGTTCCCGTTGTCAGCGCTGGAGGACGGCTTCCTCGCGTACCGGATGAACGGTCGGCCGCTCCCACGGGGCCACGGCGCGCCCGTGCGGGCGCTCATCCCCGGACACTGGGGTGAGATCAACGTCAAGTGGATCACCGAAATCGAGATTCTCGAAGAAGAGGCGACCGGTTACTGGGAACAGCGTGGCTGGCACGGCACCGGTCCCGTCTCGACGGTCGCGAAACTTCACCACGTCGAGACTAACGACGGCACCGTCTCCGTTGGCGGCCACGCCTACGCGGGCACTCGGGGCGTCTCCGCGGTCGAGGTGTCGACCGACGGCGGCGAGACGTGGATCGAGGCCGACCTCACCGAGCGACTGCCCGGCCCGACGCCCGCCGACGCCGACCTGGACGACCCCGAGACGGTGTCTGGCGAGGCCGCGGACGCGTGGCGCGGGTGGCACTACGAGTACGAAGCCGAGGCAGAACACGAGGTCGTCGTCCGCGCGATCGAACGCGACGGAACTGTGCAACCGAGCGAGGAGACCGACCCGTTCCCATCGGGGGCGTCTGGTCGCGTGAGTCGGACGGTCCGACCGTGA
- a CDS encoding HVO_2523 family zinc finger protein, producing MSDADGSAASEGGEATGEEVKQTRPCPYCGSSMVHRHCEYVCPEHGVVFDCSDPFYG from the coding sequence ATGAGCGACGCGGACGGATCGGCGGCGAGCGAGGGAGGGGAAGCGACCGGCGAGGAGGTGAAGCAGACGCGCCCGTGTCCGTACTGCGGGTCGTCGATGGTCCACCGCCACTGCGAGTACGTCTGCCCCGAACACGGGGTCGTCTTCGACTGTTCAGACCCATTTTACGGGTGA
- a CDS encoding phytoene/squalene synthase family protein has protein sequence MVDDDQIAKSKRIQQRTGKTFHFATRVLPERVREPTYILYAFFRVADEIVDGAETAPPDEQRRELDRLRDAALGRIETDDPVLSAFAEMCDEHGIADEDVVTFIDAMRSDIDTERYETYEQLEAYMDGSASAVGRMMTAVMEPEEPEAALPHATALGEAFQLSNFLRDVREDIVDLDRVYLPQETLREYGVTEEQLKRFEFDEHVESVMRHELRRAESLYKEGVAGIKYLPEDCQFAVLLAAVLYAEHHAVIRERGFDTLSETPELGTLRKVKLFAQTRWAWFRCKDPETVFRRVSCVAYGDSETNRSGAGHGDRLPAR, from the coding sequence ATGGTAGACGACGATCAGATCGCCAAGAGCAAGCGCATCCAGCAGCGCACGGGGAAGACCTTCCACTTCGCCACGCGGGTGCTCCCCGAACGGGTGCGTGAACCAACCTACATCCTGTACGCGTTCTTCCGCGTCGCCGACGAGATCGTCGACGGCGCGGAGACGGCCCCGCCAGACGAACAGCGACGCGAACTCGACCGCCTCCGTGACGCCGCACTCGGCCGTATCGAGACGGACGACCCCGTGTTGTCGGCGTTCGCGGAGATGTGCGACGAACACGGCATCGCAGACGAGGACGTGGTGACGTTCATCGACGCGATGCGGTCGGACATCGACACCGAGCGCTACGAGACGTACGAGCAGTTGGAGGCGTATATGGACGGCTCCGCCTCCGCCGTCGGCCGGATGATGACGGCTGTGATGGAGCCAGAGGAACCCGAGGCCGCGTTGCCGCACGCGACGGCACTGGGTGAGGCGTTCCAACTGTCGAACTTCCTGCGCGACGTGCGCGAGGACATCGTCGACCTCGACCGCGTGTACCTCCCACAGGAGACGCTCCGCGAGTACGGCGTCACCGAAGAGCAACTGAAGCGGTTCGAGTTCGACGAGCACGTCGAGTCGGTGATGCGCCACGAACTCCGACGGGCCGAATCGCTGTACAAGGAGGGCGTCGCGGGCATCAAGTACCTCCCCGAAGACTGCCAGTTCGCGGTGTTGCTCGCGGCAGTGTTGTACGCCGAACACCACGCGGTCATCCGCGAACGCGGGTTCGACACGCTCTCGGAGACGCCCGAACTCGGCACGCTCCGCAAGGTGAAATTGTTCGCACAGACGCGCTGGGCGTGGTTCCGCTGTAAAGACCCCGAGACGGTGTTCCGGCGCGTCTCCTGTGTCGCGTACGGCGACAGCGAGACGAACCGTTCGGGCGCGGGACACGGCGACCGACTCCCAGCGCGGTAA
- the cruF gene encoding bisanhydrobacterioruberin hydratase, which produces MPSDRREAERRLDELVRENRVTISVVFPLVGVILLVASAEGVFAGTPLAPLAFNGGMILLGTLVMRSPLVVGLAPLVGRRELAGIALLSAYAYTIEYVGISTGWPYGEFEYLVALGPEFGGVPLGLPVFFLPLVANAYLLSLLLLGDRAERTLTRLLAVIGLVLVLDVVLDPGAVALGFWAYTGVENVGALGVLTGEGFYGVPLSNYAGWVLSATVTVVVLDAAFDRAALRSRLADCEFMLDDMVSFVLLWGGVNLWFWNPLAVAVAAAIGVGLVRADRFDADLVRQLWQRA; this is translated from the coding sequence ATGCCGAGCGACCGCCGCGAGGCAGAACGCCGCCTCGACGAACTGGTGCGCGAGAACCGCGTCACCATCTCCGTCGTCTTCCCGCTCGTGGGCGTAATCCTCCTCGTCGCCAGCGCCGAGGGCGTCTTCGCGGGCACACCGTTAGCCCCGCTGGCGTTCAACGGCGGGATGATCCTATTGGGAACGCTCGTGATGCGGTCGCCGCTCGTCGTCGGCCTCGCACCGCTCGTGGGGCGGCGCGAACTCGCGGGTATCGCCCTGCTGTCGGCGTACGCCTACACCATCGAGTACGTCGGCATCTCGACGGGGTGGCCCTACGGCGAGTTCGAGTACCTCGTGGCGCTTGGGCCGGAGTTCGGCGGCGTCCCGCTCGGACTGCCGGTGTTCTTCCTCCCGTTGGTCGCGAACGCCTACCTGCTGTCGCTGTTGTTGCTCGGCGACCGCGCAGAGCGGACGCTCACCCGTCTGCTCGCGGTCATCGGCCTCGTCCTCGTCTTGGACGTGGTGCTCGACCCCGGCGCGGTCGCACTCGGCTTCTGGGCGTACACCGGCGTCGAGAACGTCGGCGCACTCGGCGTGCTGACTGGTGAGGGGTTCTACGGCGTCCCCCTCTCCAACTACGCGGGGTGGGTGCTGTCGGCGACCGTCACCGTGGTCGTCCTCGACGCCGCCTTCGACCGGGCGGCACTCCGCTCGCGACTCGCCGACTGCGAGTTTATGCTCGACGACATGGTGAGTTTCGTCCTCCTGTGGGGCGGCGTGAATCTCTGGTTCTGGAACCCACTCGCGGTCGCCGTCGCCGCCGCTATCGGCGTGGGACTGGTCCGTGCGGATCGGTTCGACGCCGACCTGGTGCGGCAACTGTGGCAACGAGCGTAG
- a CDS encoding prenyltransferase, which translates to MYADVTARGRYLLKLSRPRFWFYLAGPVVVGVAFGAATVAELFKPTNFLLFGYFLLPANLFLYGVNDVFDRDVDEANPKKDEKEVRYDGGPLVPAVVVGSLVLGLGTFLVTPQAAWPFLAGFFLLGAQYSAPPFRFKTTPFLDSVSNGLYILPGAAAFALLTGSAPPVAALVGAWLWAMGMHTFSAIPDIAPDRAAGIRTTATVLGEERTYVYCAACWLTSAVAFAAVDNRIGLLLLAYPVVVFAIYWSGIAVDRAYWWYPAINTVVGAVLTMGALTRIVSPEAVLP; encoded by the coding sequence ATGTACGCCGACGTCACCGCACGGGGCCGCTACCTGCTGAAACTCTCGCGCCCGCGCTTCTGGTTCTACCTCGCGGGGCCGGTCGTCGTCGGCGTCGCCTTCGGCGCTGCGACCGTGGCGGAGTTGTTCAAGCCGACCAACTTCCTGCTGTTCGGCTACTTCCTGCTCCCCGCAAACCTGTTCTTGTACGGCGTCAACGACGTGTTCGACCGCGACGTCGACGAGGCGAACCCCAAGAAAGACGAAAAGGAAGTCCGCTACGACGGTGGCCCACTCGTCCCGGCCGTCGTCGTCGGGTCACTCGTCCTCGGCCTCGGAACGTTCCTCGTGACGCCACAGGCCGCGTGGCCGTTCCTGGCGGGCTTTTTCCTGCTCGGTGCGCAGTACTCCGCGCCGCCGTTCCGCTTCAAGACGACCCCGTTCCTCGACTCCGTCTCGAACGGCCTGTACATCCTGCCGGGGGCGGCGGCGTTCGCCCTCCTCACCGGGTCGGCCCCGCCGGTCGCGGCGCTCGTTGGCGCGTGGCTGTGGGCGATGGGGATGCACACGTTCTCGGCCATCCCCGACATCGCCCCCGACCGTGCGGCGGGTATCCGGACGACGGCGACCGTCCTCGGTGAGGAGCGGACGTACGTCTACTGTGCGGCCTGCTGGCTCACCTCTGCAGTCGCGTTCGCCGCCGTCGACAACCGCATCGGCCTCCTCCTCCTCGCGTATCCGGTCGTCGTCTTCGCCATCTACTGGTCGGGCATCGCAGTCGACCGGGCGTACTGGTGGTATCCCGCCATCAACACGGTCGTCGGGGCCGTCCTCACGATGGGCGCGCTCACCCGCATCGTCTCACCGGAGGCGGTGTTGCCGTGA